The Ailuropoda melanoleuca isolate Jingjing unplaced genomic scaffold, ASM200744v2 unplaced-scaffold9273, whole genome shotgun sequence sequence gggcaggaggtggagggaaggaggggaggggcaggagatggTGATGGGGGTGGTCCCAGGTAGGACAGTCCTTGTCTCCCCATGGAGAAGCTGTGTCAGGGGTCCCTGAAGGCTGGTGGGGCAGGACCTACCTGGGACTCTGAAGTGGCCCTCAGAGCCCACTCTTAGGTACTCGGCATCCACCTGGTGACAGCCGTCAGCCCTGGGGGTGCACAGCCAGGGCTCACCCTCGGCCGCTGGCCcagcccacccccgcccccagcccaccACACTCACCGAGGGAACTCCATGTGGACACTGAGGTTGCCACCCGCAAAGGCCTTGATGGACCTGGTGGACATCAGCAGGTGGTCCTGCTTGCCCAGGAAGACCTTGCAGTCGGAGACCATGCAGGCCACGTACCAGAGGCCTGAGAACTGCAAAACAGCTCACTGGCCAGCTCTGCCCTGGGACCAGGGCCACAGAGACCCATGGCCGCACAGGTTTGTCTGGAACCACCCAGCCGGGGACAGCTCACTGGCCAGCTCT is a genomic window containing:
- the LOC105234378 gene encoding lipocalin-15; the protein is MATKCVLLGPVLVLLWVSVAWAEVLVQPDFDAKKFSGLWYVACMVSDCKVFLGKQDHLLMSTRSIKAFAGGNLSVHMEFPRADGCHQVDAEYLRVGSEGHFRVP